Proteins encoded in a region of the Zea mays cultivar B73 chromosome 2, Zm-B73-REFERENCE-NAM-5.0, whole genome shotgun sequence genome:
- the LOC103649274 gene encoding protein ALP1-like produces the protein MISVIVVHKRVTVFKLYEQMIRNCHASTVSHDTYSRSHPLASAARQDYGFSPKRIPSINTHYLKTSLTLRIHSSTTMNPFVDSNIFVRMAQDMEDEDHDLEVATYQHRRRRALNERRYAGSIPGRVRIHRDHISGDARIRADYFCAQPVYTDAQFRRRFRMRRHVFERLVLAVQQVDPYFVQRPNCAGELGLSALQKVVAAVRILAYGVPADAVDEYVRIGESTAHEALKHFCTAIQTAFGGYYLRKPTPADIARLLHVGESRGFPGMLGSVDCMHWEWRNCPTAWKGMFTGRGKHPTMILEAVASYDLWIWHAYFGMPGSCNDINVLQRSNLFDSHLHGDSPPVSFSVNGHTYNMGYYLADGIYPDWPAFVKTIRHPYDVRTQHFATVQESARKDIERTFGVLQKRWAIVRGPAYGWSPQHIGDIMKTCIILHNMIVEDEGPSSMNTSFDNIGVLADTSHGSFSERNEYINNRYDQLHDPVKYNQLQVDLIHHHWARLGSGAA, from the exons ATGATTTCTGTAATTGTTGTTCACAAACGTGTCACCGTATTTAAATTGTACGAACAAATGATTAGAAATTGTCATGCTTCCACCGTAAGCCACGACACTTATTCAAGAAGCCATCCACTTGCTTCGGCTGCACGACAAGACTATGGCTTCTCTCCGAAGCGTATCCCTTCTATAAATACTCACTACCTCAAGACTTCACTCACACTTCGCATACACTCCTCCACAACAATGAACCCGTTCGTAGATTCCAATATTTTTGTTCGCATGGCGCAAGACATGGAAGATGAAGACCATGACCTCGAGGTTGCGACGTACCAACATCGTAGGCGTCGTGCACTTAACGAGCGACGGTATGCTGGTTCCATTCCCGGTCGTGTTCGAATCCATCGTGACCATATCAGCGGTGATGCAAGAATCCGAGCCGACTACTTTTGCGCGCAACCGGTGTACACGGATGCACAATTTCGGAGGAG GTTTCGCATGCGTCGCCATGTGTTTGAGCGTCTCGTTCTTGCTGTGCAACAAGTGGATCCGTACTTCGTTCAACGTCCAAACTGTGCGGGTGAGCTAGGCCTATCTGCCCttcagaaagttgttgctgcCGTACGTATCCTTGCATACGGTGTTCCTGCGGATGCCGTTGACGAGTACGTACGAATTGGAGAATCTACAGCACATGAGGCTTTGAAACACTTTTGCACTGCCATACAAACTGCTTTTGGGGGGTATTATCTTAGGAAACCTACTCCTGCTGATATCGCTAGGCTTCTCCATGTTGGAGAATCACGCGGCTTTCCTGGTATGCTTGGTAGTGtcgattgcatgcattgggagtggcgtaACTGCCCAACTGCATGGAAGGGGATGTTTACCGGTCGTGGTAAACACCCTACAATGATCCTCGAAGCTGTTGCCTCATATGACTTATGGATTTGGCATGCATACTTCGGCATGCCAGGTAGCTGTAACGACATCAATGTTCTTCAGCGTTCTAACTTGTTCGATTCGCATCTTCATGGTGATAGTCCACCAGTGAGTTTCTCCGTCAATGGACACACCTACAACATGGGATATTACCTAGCAGATGGTATTTATCCGGACTGGCCAGCGTTTGTGAAGACAATCCGTCATCCGTATGATGTGAGGACCCAACATTTTGCCACTGTTCAAGAGTCTGCTAGAAAAGACATTGAACGAACATTTGGAGTACTACAGAAGCGATGGGCCATAGTTCGTGGTCCTGCATATGGTTGGTCTCCACAACACATTGGAGATATCATGAAAACATGCATCATATTGCACAACATGATCGTAGAAGATGAAGGACCTTCGTCTATGAACACAAGCTTTGACAACATCGGAGTTCTGGCGGATACTAGTCATGGTTCATTTTCCGAGCGCAATGAGTATA